Genomic segment of Parageobacillus genomosp. 1:
GGATATTTAAACAAGCTGAAAAGCAAATCTTCATCCAAGTCAAGCAAAATCGAGCCGTGCTGCAAAATAACCCCTTTTTGCCGCGTCTGCGCGCTGCCGGCAATTTTGCGGCCTTCGACGACGAGCTCGTACCATGACGGCGCATCAAAACAGACGGCGGATCTTGGGCTTCTTAAATCCGCTTTTTCCTCTTCCGTTCTTGGCACGGCAAAATAGGCATTTAAGCCGAGAAAACGAAACCCTTCTAAAATTCCTTGCGAAATCACCCGATACGCTTCGGTCACCGTTTTTGGCATATCGGGATGCTCTTCGGAAACAATCACACTATATGTCAGCTCTTTATCATGGAGAACGCCGCGCCCTCCTGTCGGCCGTCTCACAAACCCGAGGCCATGGCGTTTTACCGCTTCTAAATCAATCTCTTTTTCGACTTTTTGAAAGTAACCGATCGATAGCGTCGGCGGATTCCAGCCATAAAAGCGAATCGTCGGCGGAATTTTTCCTTCGCTATGCCAATCTAAAAGCGCTTCATCAAGCGCCATATTAAACGATGGGGTACAATAGCCCGAATCAATAAAACGCCATACTTCTTTTGCCATCTTTCAACCCTTCTTTTTTTAAGTTCGCGTTTACTAGTTTAGCAAACAAAACGGAACATGGAAAGAAAAACGCTATATCGTGAAAAAAGTTCCCCTTTCCTTTCATAGAGTTGCTGTGAAAATGCTTTGCTTCCAAATAGCAACCTTTATATAATAGATGTTAGCGAATGTACAAAAAGGAGGACTGGCTTGTGAACGCACTATTGATCATTCTCGGCGCGATTATCGTTTATTCAGTCATCACCTTCTTGATGCAGCGAAAAATGGTGAAAGCGTTGACGGAAGAAGAATTCCGCGCCGGTTACCGCAAAGCGCAATTAATTGACGTCCGTGAACCGGATGAGTTTGCGGCTGGACATATTTTAGGGGCGCGCAATATTCCTTTAACCCAGCTACGCATGCGCATGAAAGAGCTGCGGAAGGATCAGCCGATTTATTTATACTGCCAAAACGGGCTGCGCAGCGGCCGCGCCGCGCAAATGCTGTACCGCAAAGGCTACCGCGATTTGTACCATTTAAAAGGCGGTTTTAAAACGTGGACGGGCAAAATCAAGAAAAAAGCTTAATAATAGCTAGAAAGGATAGATAGCAGCTGCAAGCTTGCCATCTATCCTTTTCGTTTTTCTTCATCTATAATGCAAATAAACCATTCTCTTATGACAGGTCCGTCGTTTTTACTACATTTTTTGAGACAAATGCTCTTTTCACCCCATTTAACATCAGTTGTGCCGCAATAATCGTTAACGAAAAAAACACGATCGGTACAAGCGGAATCCAAGGATAGATGCTTATGAATGGATAGCTGTCACCAATGAGTCCTGACCATTCATAGGAAATCGTTTTCGGAGGATCCATCTGCATATAGTCGACATAAGTGCCACCAAAAAATAATTGCAGCACTCCTAGGTGGGCCAACACCATTAATACTTGGATGAATTGCTGAATAGACAGCAGCACCCAATTTTCCAAAACATGCGGAAGCACATGCACTTTGAAAATATGCCATTTGGAACCGCCTAATATTTTAGCCGCTTGAACAAACTCTTCTCTATACACTCTCCGTATATCATTGGCAATATAAAATGACAACGTTGGAAGAGCAAGAACCGTCAGAACAAATACTTCAAATACGGCCCGTTTCCAAAAAGGATGCGGAAACCCGTCGATCGGCATCCACAGCACATTGACTAAAATAAAGTAAGCGATTAACGTTAATGGAACGACAGTAAAACTATCAAAGAAGTTTTCCAGTTTTGGGATCCATTTTTTGCAGTAAACGCCTAACGTCCCACCGATCATAATCGACAAAGCCATGCGCAACATCGTGATGAGTAAAGCGATTCCTATAGTAAATTTTGCACCTTGTATAATAATATAGAGCATGTCATATCCATTGCGATCAGTCCCTAATGGAAAACGAAGAGAAGGCGCAAAAGGAGGAGCGCCGATGACATTACCGTTTTTATCAAAAAGAATTGGTACTTGCCGAATGTTCCCATCATTGATCATGCTGTTTAATAAACTTAAGAGGAGCAATATGCTGACAAAAAGGAACCCCAGCATAAATAACTTGTCCCGCATCAATATACGAATCAAGCTACTTCTCCCCTTTCCACATCTGTGGAAGAAACAAATAAGAAATTCTGTAAAATAGAAAGACCGGGATATATAATAATAACACCCCGAGTGCAAACACTTCCGGAGTATGATATTCAATCAAAAAAGCAGTAATGCCACTCACGTTAAATACATACTCGATCATAATCAAGTTCGAAAGCATACACCAAATCATTGTTTTCGAATAATAAAGCAATCCTAGCGCTACGTTCCGCAGCACATGCTTATTCAGAATATAGAAAAAAGACAACCCTTTCGAAAAAGCATATTCTACATATGGTTTGCGAAGTTCATTTTCATATTGCTGCAAAAGCAGCTTTGCAAACAACGGAGAAATCGGAATACTCAGACAAATAACAGGCAAAAAAAGGCTTCTTTCCTCTCCGACAGAAGCAAGCTGAAAAATGAGCCAGCCGGTCTTTTTAAATATTGCGATCACGATTAACTGAAAGGTCACGATAATCAATAGATCGGGTAAGGACTCGAAAAAAGCTAATATCATTTGGATTCGCTCCATATTGCGCCGAAAGAAAAGCAGCGTGATATACGTTATCCCCCATGCTAATACTAGTGCTACCACGATTGCCAATCCACATAGTAGGAGCGACTCCCGATAATGAATAAGAATTTGCGGGAATACTTTTCTATTCATTCCATATTCGATACTTAGCGGATGAATAAGCTTCATGCTGATGTACCCTAACGTTTTTACATATTCCTTTATATTGATCGAAATATTATGAAATAAGTTGGGCAAACCGCTGACGATCACTACTCCTAAAATGGCAGCGAGGCATTCCAGTATCACTTTCGCAACGGATTGTATCGTTTTTGCCACTGACACTCCCCCTTATTCCTGACTGCTCATCTTCTTTCGTTACCAGAATGATACTCTATTGTACAAAATTATAAATTATTAAAAAAAAAAAGCGATGCCCCGAAAAACTTTTAGGGCACCTGGTTTAGACTGCTATGAAATGACTTCTAACTCCGAAGGCATCACTACTTTTTCTAATACGGAAGCCACGGCACCGATCGCACAGCTTTTTTCGAATAACTGCGATGGAATAATGAACGGGCCGTTCCCATTTTTCACCAATATCCTTTTTTCGACTTCTTCCCGTGCCGGCTCCAGCACCCATTTGCCCGCCTTGCCAATCGTACTGCCGACGATAACGGCTTCCGGGTTATACGCATAAATGATATGTAAAATCCCAATTCCCAGGTAGCGGCCGACCTCCGCTAATATTTGCGCCATTTGCTTGTCGCCGCGTTCGGCTAATGCGCGCACTTTTTCTACGGAAAAGTCTTCTAGCATGGAATGATAGTTTTCTTGCTCGAGCCGGCGCTGAATATACTTTTCTGACGCGTACATCTCCCAGCATCCGTTATTGCCGCAGTTGCAACGAACGCCGTGAACGTCAATGACATGATGGCCGATTTCGCCGGCAATGCCATCAATCCCGCGGTATAGCTGGTTGTGAATGATGACTCCGGCGCCGATCCCAATTCCAGCGCTGACATATACAAAATTCGCAAACTCTTTGCCGGCGCCAAACCATTTTTCCCCTAGCGCCGCCAGTTTTGCTTCGTTTTCAATAATAATCGGATAATTTGGCCATTGTTTTTGAAGAATGGAAGCAAGAGCAACATGATCCCAATGAAGGTTTGGTGCAAATATAACAAGTCCTTCCTCTGTATTCACAATCCCCGGCACGCCAATGCCGATGCCCATTATTCCATACGGAGTAGTTGGCGCATGGCGAATGGCTTCGTGAATCATCGCGATCATTTTTTCAATGATTGCTTCCTGCTTTTCATTGGCGCGGAAATGGCACATCTTTTCCCAAATGATCTCGGCGTTTAAGTTAGTTAACACAGCATAAATGTAGTTGACCCCTAACTCTATGCCAATCAATGAGCCAGCCGCTTCGTTAAAGCGGAGCATGAGCGGCCGGCGGCCACCGGTGGAAACGCCAATTCCGCTTTCACTGACAAAATGTTCGGAAATTAATTCATCGACTAACGCTGATACCGTCGCCTTGTTTAATCCGGTGATTTTGGCGATCTCCGCCCGCGAAATATTATTTTTTTCACGAATCAGCTTTAATACGATATGTTTATTGATTTTTTTGACGAGTCCTATATTTCCTGTTCGCACCATATACCGTCTTCCTTCTGCAAACTTTATTTATAGTATGCCGCGCAAATAGGCGGATGAGCCTCTGACCAATATACGTCGACATCTGCTGTATGATGACATATGCAAACGCACGCTACAATTCTTCGTCGTTTACTTTTTCCCATGATCCGCCGATCGTCTATGGCCAAAGCCGATTTCACTTGCTTACTCTCCAGTCTTCTATATTTCATCTTTTTCTCCTACTGTGGTATGCAAAATAAAAACGACTTACTGCTTCTGTTTAATAATGTTAGTTTATATACTAAACTAATATGGTTTTTATGTCAATAAAATATAGATGCATTCATCTTCTTTGCAGAGAAAGGAACTTGTCTGTTTGAGATATGGACATTACTCCCATTAATCTAAAAGATACACTTCGTCTCCGACATGAATTTCTCCCGTCTTGATGACAGAAGCGTAAACGCCAAAATAATTATTTTTTCTAATTTTTCTGTCTATTATTAATATACAAAAACAAGCGATCCATTCCGAGCGGAATGAATCGCCTGTGACATTCGTTTTTATTGTTTTTGATAGCGCAAGATCGGCTTGCGCGCCGCTGTCGTTTCGTCGAGGCGTTTGACAACGGTCGTATGCGGCGCCTCTTGCACAATTTCCGGATTTTCCTCCGCTTCTTTGGCGATTTGAATCATCGCGTCGATAAACGCATCGAGCGTTTCTTTCGATTCCGTTTCCGTCGGCTCGATCATCATGCATTCCTCGACGATAAGCGGGAAATAAACCGTCGGCGGATGGAAACCGAAATCTAGCAAACGCTTCGCGATATCAAGCGTGCGGACGCCGAGTTTCTTTTGCCGTTTGCCGGACAACACGAATTCATGCTTGCAATGGCGGTCATACGGCAAATCGTAATATTCGGCAAGGCGGCGCATCATGTAGTTGGCGTTTAACACCGCGTATTCGGTGACTGCTTTCAGCCCGTCCGGTCCCATCGAACGAATATACGTATAGGCGCGGACGTTGATGCCGAAGTTACCGTAAAACGGCTTCACACGGCCGATGGACTGCGGGCGGTCATAATCGAGATAATAGCCGTTTTCACCTTTTTCCACGACCGGCTTCGGCAAAAACGGAATAAGGTCAGCTTTGACCCCGACTGGGCCGGAGCCAGGACCACCGCCGCCGTGCGGGCCGGTAAACGTTTTATGCAAGTTGAGATGGACAACATCAAAGCCCATGTCCCCCGGTCTTGCTTTGCTTAACACCGCGTTTAAGTTCGCTCCGTCATAATACAGCTTTCCGCCGGCTTCGTGAACGATTTTCGCCATTTCTAAAATGTTTTCTTCAAACAGGCCGAGCGTGTTCGGATTTGTCAGCATCAATGCCGCTGTATCCGGACCGACGACGCGTTTTAAATCTTCCAAATCGACAAGCCCATTCTCCGTCGACTTGACCGTCACCGTGTCAAAGCCGGCGACCGTCGCCGAAGCCGGGTTCGTGCCATGGGCAGAGTCAGGAACAATTACTTTCGTCCGCTGGAAATCACCGTTTGCCTCATGATAGGCGCGAATCATCATCAGACCCGTCCATTCGCCATGCGCACCCGCGGCCGGCTGCAATGTCACGGCGTCCATGCCGGTAATTTCCTTTAAATGCTCCTGCAAATCGTACATTAATTCCAGCGCTCCTTGCACCGTTTCTACCGGCTGAAGTGGGTGGATATGGGCAAACCCAGACAAGCGGGCGACGTTTTCATTGATTTTCGGATTGTATTTCATCGTGCACGAACCGAGTGGGTAAAAACCGGAATCGACGCCATGGTTTCGTTTCGATAAAGCGGTGTAATGGCGCATAATATCGAGTTCTGATACTTCCGGAAGTTCCGGTTCTTGCGTGCGGATATAATCCGCAGGTACAACTTCATCGATATCGACAGCCGGAACGTCCAATTCCGGCAAGCTGTACCCGATGCGACCTGGTTTGCTGATTTCAAAAATAAGCGGCTGATCTTTATGCATGGCAATCCCCCAATTCTTTCACAAGCGTGTCGATTTCCTCTTTTGTCCGCAATTCCGTGACCGCGATAAGCATATGGTTCGCCAATTCTGGATAATCGCGGCCGAGGTCGTATCCGCCAATGATGCCTTTTTCCAAAAGATGCTTATTGACTTCTCCTGCCGGTTTGGACAAGCGGATGACAAATTCGTTAAAGAATGGACCGGTAAACGGCACGACAAAACCGCGTTTTACTAGTTCATTTTTCGCATATTGCGCTTTTTGAATATTCATCATCGCCATCTCTTTGACGCCTTTTTTGCCGAGCGCCGTCATCGCCACCGACGCGGCAAGCGCGTTTAGCGCCTGGTTCGAACAAATGTTGGACGTCGCTTTATCACGGCGAATGTGCTGCTCGCGCGCCTGCAGCGTCAATAC
This window contains:
- a CDS encoding biotin/lipoate A/B protein ligase family protein yields the protein MAKEVWRFIDSGYCTPSFNMALDEALLDWHSEGKIPPTIRFYGWNPPTLSIGYFQKVEKEIDLEAVKRHGLGFVRRPTGGRGVLHDKELTYSVIVSEEHPDMPKTVTEAYRVISQGILEGFRFLGLNAYFAVPRTEEEKADLRSPRSAVCFDAPSWYELVVEGRKIAGSAQTRQKGVILQHGSILLDLDEDLLFSLFKYPNERVKERLQRNFKNKAVAINELTDRKITIEEAKEAFYKGFEKGLDIVLEPYTLSPEELEYVHELARTKYESDEWNFKR
- a CDS encoding rhodanese-like domain-containing protein gives rise to the protein MNALLIILGAIIVYSVITFLMQRKMVKALTEEEFRAGYRKAQLIDVREPDEFAAGHILGARNIPLTQLRMRMKELRKDQPIYLYCQNGLRSGRAAQMLYRKGYRDLYHLKGGFKTWTGKIKKKA
- a CDS encoding ABC transporter permease is translated as MIRILMRDKLFMLGFLFVSILLLLSLLNSMINDGNIRQVPILFDKNGNVIGAPPFAPSLRFPLGTDRNGYDMLYIIIQGAKFTIGIALLITMLRMALSIMIGGTLGVYCKKWIPKLENFFDSFTVVPLTLIAYFILVNVLWMPIDGFPHPFWKRAVFEVFVLTVLALPTLSFYIANDIRRVYREEFVQAAKILGGSKWHIFKVHVLPHVLENWVLLSIQQFIQVLMVLAHLGVLQLFFGGTYVDYMQMDPPKTISYEWSGLIGDSYPFISIYPWIPLVPIVFFSLTIIAAQLMLNGVKRAFVSKNVVKTTDLS
- a CDS encoding ABC transporter permease subunit, which gives rise to MAKTIQSVAKVILECLAAILGVVIVSGLPNLFHNISINIKEYVKTLGYISMKLIHPLSIEYGMNRKVFPQILIHYRESLLLCGLAIVVALVLAWGITYITLLFFRRNMERIQMILAFFESLPDLLIIVTFQLIVIAIFKKTGWLIFQLASVGEERSLFLPVICLSIPISPLFAKLLLQQYENELRKPYVEYAFSKGLSFFYILNKHVLRNVALGLLYYSKTMIWCMLSNLIMIEYVFNVSGITAFLIEYHTPEVFALGVLLLYIPVFLFYRISYLFLPQMWKGEK
- a CDS encoding ROK family protein; amino-acid sequence: MVRTGNIGLVKKINKHIVLKLIREKNNISRAEIAKITGLNKATVSALVDELISEHFVSESGIGVSTGGRRPLMLRFNEAAGSLIGIELGVNYIYAVLTNLNAEIIWEKMCHFRANEKQEAIIEKMIAMIHEAIRHAPTTPYGIMGIGIGVPGIVNTEEGLVIFAPNLHWDHVALASILQKQWPNYPIIIENEAKLAALGEKWFGAGKEFANFVYVSAGIGIGAGVIIHNQLYRGIDGIAGEIGHHVIDVHGVRCNCGNNGCWEMYASEKYIQRRLEQENYHSMLEDFSVEKVRALAERGDKQMAQILAEVGRYLGIGILHIIYAYNPEAVIVGSTIGKAGKWVLEPAREEVEKRILVKNGNGPFIIPSQLFEKSCAIGAVASVLEKVVMPSELEVIS
- the gcvPB gene encoding aminomethyl-transferring glycine dehydrogenase subunit GcvPB; its protein translation is MHKDQPLIFEISKPGRIGYSLPELDVPAVDIDEVVPADYIRTQEPELPEVSELDIMRHYTALSKRNHGVDSGFYPLGSCTMKYNPKINENVARLSGFAHIHPLQPVETVQGALELMYDLQEHLKEITGMDAVTLQPAAGAHGEWTGLMMIRAYHEANGDFQRTKVIVPDSAHGTNPASATVAGFDTVTVKSTENGLVDLEDLKRVVGPDTAALMLTNPNTLGLFEENILEMAKIVHEAGGKLYYDGANLNAVLSKARPGDMGFDVVHLNLHKTFTGPHGGGGPGSGPVGVKADLIPFLPKPVVEKGENGYYLDYDRPQSIGRVKPFYGNFGINVRAYTYIRSMGPDGLKAVTEYAVLNANYMMRRLAEYYDLPYDRHCKHEFVLSGKRQKKLGVRTLDIAKRLLDFGFHPPTVYFPLIVEECMMIEPTETESKETLDAFIDAMIQIAKEAEENPEIVQEAPHTTVVKRLDETTAARKPILRYQKQ